The sequence AATTCAGACCTGACAAACTTTTCTACTTTGACGGAAACCGCATCTTATATTGCCTGTCTCCGTGCTTTCTGATTTTCTTCGTTTGGACATTAAATGTATTTCTGTTTATGAAACCAGACCAAGAAAAAGAGGATTATTACTAGTAAGAATATTTAAACTTGATAATgtgtaatttaatttttcagtgatgtTTTAATGGATGGCTACGGCATAGACTCCCACAAAGTTTCATTCTTATCAATGATGTATAAGGTAATTACTACATATATATGCTAAtgcatttcaatttcttttaaagTCACCAGACACTGATACCACGCCAGCCCATTGGaatctttttcaactttttggcCTAGCAATTTGTTGTGTTATTATGACGTCATGCTTCTcaataatcattttttgtggCTTCAAATCTtggaaacaaatgaaaaactgCACAACTCAAATGAGCAAGAAAACTAGAGAACTTAATCGCCAGCTTTTCTTAACACTCGGAATACAGGTATCAAACTCCAacttaaaacatttatttataaGAATTGCACAATTTCTAGACGCTGCTCCCATTGATAACAATGTATCTACCTGGCGGATGTTTCATTCTTCTCCCGGCTTTTGGAATAGAGCTTGGAGCTAATGCCAACCAAACTGGAGCGTTCATTGGAGTATATCCTGCTCTAGATCCCTTTattgcaatatttttaatcaaagaCTTCAGAAACTATGTTTTCTGTAAATCACTCAAACTCAGCAGAATATCAACAGCTACcgaaaacactaaaaaatccCAATCAAATATGAATGCATTATAAtacttttaaactttattatttattgtatagaacatttgaaataaacttttgaGGATCATatatcaaacaaatttttaaaattattttcgtttgtaaataatttatatatAAAAACTAGGAAGCGCCATAAGgtgtaaaattcaaatgtgcaacCACTGGTACCGATATGTGAATATACATATATAGATATAAACCTATATAGGTATATGTATAAACTATGTTCATGATTTGTACAATCTTTCGTGTCgggaaaattaccaaattattcgattttcattTCGAAGTATCATAGTGTAGATTTTAGAAATAATCTTTataagttatttttgaaaaagtaaactATTTGATATAACTGCTGGCACAAAGGTATCAcaacatatttaaaaatagtttaatgACAACAATTTTCGagataaaaatcgaatttcaagaGCAAAGGAAAACGTCGtttttgaacacaaaaaaacaaagaatatAAGAACTTCTTGTTTAGAAATGCTTCACGTTTTTGCAGTGAGTACAACTTTCATACGACCCCGTTTATTTctgagtttcaaatttcatttttttttttcattttttacaatttttttcattttttacaatgAAAACGGAAACTGCCGCATGTGGGGTAAACGTCGGAAAAACGACGATCGCCCAACTTTTATATAACTCACCGGAGTTTACCACAAAAACTgctaaatgtttgaaaatttctcaaaacatttttttgcaacgaTTAAAAGTGTACTGTGCCGCAGTAACTGGATTACCGCTTTTTTTGATTCAACATTCTTAATTGCAAGTTTTagttaattttaacaaattttaagtcTATACTTTCAAAATGCGCAGGAACGTTAGTCCAACTTTGAAGTTGTGTCGTTTTGCCGGAAAGCTTCAATAGTTCAAACACGTAATCATGTTTTCCCGTGATTAAGGCAATACGTATAATacctcaaaatttcagctttccaGGAATTGAATAAAAGTTACAATAACAGTCTAGAAAAACAAACTGAATAGcgaataatttgttttttttttctttcctgaAGTGGTTAATAAATAGTTTGTAAAATGATGGAATGCACATCATTTGTTAGCAACGATGGACAAACTCATAGTATCTCTTCAATATTCTGGATTTCTTGGTTCTATAGTTTTAAACGCTCTTCTTTTGCACCTTCTCTTTCACAAAGCAAGCAGCAGTTTTGGGAGATATAAAATTCTGATGATATCATTTTCGATATTTGCAATATTCTATTCAATTGTGGATGTTTTAACATTACCGGTAAGttggaaaatataaaagttaaatgtaaaaatatttaccatttttccaaaactgttcctctagaaaatctaaaaaaagtaCTGACGGAATTGGAGTTTTcccgaaaatgagaatttttgaaaaattaatgaaaaaaaaacgttaaaaaaattaaatttgagaaTTAGTTACAGGTCATATTTGCAAAAGGAAGATCAATATGTGTTTGTTCAAATGGACCATTGAAATTATTCAGATCGATAGGTGTTCCATTGACAGGTATctaagtttggaaaaaaaaacaaatttaaattcaaacttgaaatacgttttttttttcattgaagcTGTCTACTGTGGTTCATTCGGACTATGTATTTCACTTCTGGCTCTACACTTCTTTTACAGATATATTGCAGTTTGCAAGtatgttttaaataatctagttgaaaattttgatttttatactAGATACTTTTTTAGGCCAGAGAAAATGTATTACTTTGATGAAAAACACATTTGTTACACTTTCGTTCTCTCAATATTTATATTCGTTGCTTGGACCATCACCACATATTTCCCAATGCTACCAGATGAAATGAGAGAAGAATATTATAGCGATGTTCTGATGGATAACTTTCTCACAGATTCCCATGAAACATCATTTTTAGTAATGATGTATAAAGTATGAAATGAGCCACTACCTATCTAATCATAAATATTCAGACACCTCCCGATCGCCCAGAACCGGTCGAGTGGATATATTCCCAATTGTTAGCATGTGGATTTATGTGTTTTCAAATGAGCACATGTAGTTTTGTGATGCTCTTCTGCGGTTACAAAGCTGTTGTACAGATGAAACATTCGGAAGTTCATATGagttcaaaaactagaaacttGAGTCGACAATTAATGATGACGCTCGGTGCTCAAGTACCCGCTACACTAATTGATTTCTTAAATAATCAAAACTTTCAGACTCTTCTTCCATTCACCACTGTCTTTCTTCCTGTCGGTCTCATAATTGTGTTGCCTGTGTTTGGAATAGATGTTGGTGTTGCCGCAAATAAAACCGCTGCGTTTTTGGGAATATATCCCGCTCTTGATCCAATGATagcaatttttctaattaaggACTTTCGATATTTTGTCTTTTGCCGTTCAGAATCTTCGTATGTATCATCTGCACTTTCATTAACTTCACACCcttcgaaagttttcaaaattgtgaaacgtAACAATGCAGCTTAATAAATATCTTTGTTTTATGTGAAcgtagtttaaaatttttttcatgagctagaaaaggaagaagtttttttaaaataagaataataccgtatatcctctattagaaaggcgtgcaaaactaatttccgGACACCTGATtgatttgatgcaaaactaatagagggtgcaaaagtaatagagggtgcaaaactaattttcaaacaggttttttttcaagcttcccattaagttatggcaaatatcatcaatttcagtaACACCTTATGAACCACAATGGTCGAATTGTAAGGCTGATACGCAAAAACTGTCCAAGTTGACTCatattttgccgattttgacTTGTTATACCTCTCTGTaagaattttcctgatttgtaaaacgattttataatgcaaattttgaattcctaaaaatagggaacaaatgaaggggtgcaaaactattagagaTGCGAACTAATAGagagtgcaaaactaattttcgatgagtgattttagatgcaaaactaatagaggtgcaaaactaataaagGCGCCTTACTAATggagaatatacggtaaatGAAGATTTATTATTAAAACCCAGGTCATGATGATTCGAACCAGTACGAAAGGTGTTCTTGCGTGGAAAAAACAGTTTGAATTCAAGAAATGGTTTCTTGGTTTCAATATCGAACTGCTGCACATAGAATCCATTTTTAACTCAATCTCATTTATTACATATATAATTTGTTCCTGTGGGCCTatcaacaaaacttttttaatgactAACTTACTGTCATAATTAAATAATCCATTTCACAACTCTGGTCCcttttttaaagtaaactAGGTACTGCTGCGCAAACACTCTTTGTCcgattttcgttatttttaaGAGACTTGTGAGCAATTTAAAAGCTAAACGATCACAGTGTTAGTGGTTAAATATTGAACTTCCTATCGCGAAAAGTGGAGCAAAACAAAGAGATGAGTCAGGACCGAGCCACTGCCACTATTGTCACAAAATCTGTAGGTCAAACTGATATTGCGAACTCTAACTCCCTATTTACTCTGAAACAGAGAGCAGTATATAACGGTTAAAACATAGAGGAAGAGatgccaaaaacaaaaatgaactATAACTTTTTGCTGCTTTCCGCCTGTATCATTTTTctgattcctgaaaaatctgaaagtatTTGTGTAACACGAAGAACCGACTGGGGGCAGTTTGGATCGTTTTTCACCGATCCTCTTTGTGATGTTTGGTGCAGGATTCGAGTGAGTTTTATTCCcccgattttttatttttagacaaCTTTAATTGCTATTTAGAGATGCGGAAAAGGCCAATGCAGAGAAGACCCAGCGACGTCAAACACAGCTAATTGCGTTTGCGAGAAGTGTTATAGAGATGACGACGGAAACGTTATCTTCCCAGATAATGATGGTTTCCAACAATCGCGTCTGAACTTTGATAATAGCCCCACATCGTCGTCGCCTTGGACAATGAATCAACGCAATGAGGACGATTTATATCCAAGCCAGGACCGATACGACACTGATCGGAACTGATACACTTTATGTACACTGATCAACATGTGACCAACATACAAATTGTATTGATTGATTAATAAAGCTTTTATTGCCTGATAACACAAGTTTtaatgccaaaaatgaaaaaaaaacatattggAATGCAAGACAAAGAAGTGTTTTGTATTCcaatatgtgttttttttaatgaaactttGTTCGTTCTCTAAGGACTTAATTTTGTCCAGAATAGCTCTCAGGAGGTAGATGTTTGCATGTCACTacaattttgggttttttccgggaaaaaaatttccgaatttggTTTTGCATAAACCCTAactgaatcaaaaaatgatgcaTCCTATTGCTTtctgaacttgaaaaatattgaacacagccaatttgaaattgatataAGTATTTTTTTGGTTCACGTAAATCTCCAACGTAATCAATTCTGCCACAAAATTCTCTTCACGCATCGTAACCTTTTACTTTGTGCCAACGAAAAAATAATCCCGAGTCAAATGTTTCCCATGTCACAAACATGTTTTGTTGAACGTCATTATTCAAACAAAACCATATTTTCAGAGTCACTGAACTTTGTCCGAGatgtgaattaaaaaaaaaaaggaaacacaTTCAAGGTGCTGAGAAAGAGTTGGCAAACAAAATTAGGCTCCCTCTGAGTGTCCGCGCAAATATTGGTGAGGCAATGGGATTgtcaacacattttttgtttaactcggaaaagaatttgaaataaactgAGAAAAAGTGGGAGGTGTTTAACAGACTTTacctaaaaatctcaaatttctttttgtaCATTAGAGTTAGCCACATGTTTCAATAAGTATATATAAACCTCTGGTAACATACATGAGTAACAGTTTTCTTCTAcaatgtttagaaaattaatcaTTGCTACTTTCGTATTGAGTTTGTGCGATTTAGCAAATTCTGTAACCATATGTTCATCTAGCAGTCTGTTATCCACATTTACAGATCCACTATGCACATCTTGGTGTAAAGTTAGAGTAAGTGGTGCCTAcaatacaaaacaaaaaaatagtaagCCAAGCTTTCAGTTTTGCTCGTCTGGATCCTGTCGTAGCGTGATGAGTGGTAGCGACCCAACATGTGAATGCGAATCGTGTGGTTTTGGAAGTTGGTTCGGTTCATCAAGCGATTCGAACAGCAATCAGCCAGTCAGCGGACAGTATTATGCTGGTGGATCCGGCGGAGAAATGGCCACACCCAACTATGGAAACAATAATGGGTATAATAATGGGTACAACAACGGTAACAATATGAGATACAACGATAATAATGGATACAACACCAATAATGGTTACCGTGGTCAACCAACTCCAGGATATGGAAATAGCAACAGTAATTTCAACTCGAATCAACAATACTCTTATCAGCAGTATTATAACAATAGAAATAATCAATATGGAAATTCGGGATACGGAAATGCAGGACAAGCAGGACAAACCGGATATCCATCTGGGTAtcagaatttgaagaaaaaacgttaaaatttgtgaataaatTAACATTGTTTTTCGATAATAAAGCTATCTATAAAGCTCTGTTTATTTTGAACATCATATGCGTGCAATCCTTAAATCAAGTATGTTTTATCAAGCCTGTAAATAGAAAATATGATACGTTTTGTTGCaataaaaaacagtaaaaaataagTAGAGCTAAATTTATATTGTACTTCACGTTTCATTTATTATGTTTAATCCagtttcctttaaaaaacgtttgcCAATTCTCATATCTAATATTGAAGTTTAACAAGTAAAACTCTTTAGACATttattccaataatttttgatcacTCTATGACAATTGCTCCCCAATACATTTAGACCGAACAACGTTTTCTAAAGTATTGTAATTACCAAAATGCacattgaactttttgaaatctttattAAAATGTGTTTCATTTGAATGCAACGGGAGGAAAGAggatgagaaaaatgaatgtgtACACACGAAAAGCAACCGCTGACTGATTGAGAATCAGAACAAGAAGCGTCCAAATAACGTGGAAATTGAATGAGAATAAACAAGGAAGCTAGCTGGAATTTCTAAGAATGAGTTGTTCTTCTTTTCTGGTTGTGGTGggtataattttgaatttgaaaaataaatataaatagttgaaaatgaaaaacagtcCTGAAAAGTGTGGGGATGGAAGAAACAATTTTCGTAATTGTAAATTAGAATTGAAATTGCTATATTAGGTAGAGATGAGTTGGAAGAGTTGAATTGCAAAGAGGGGTGTGAAAGGAATACTGTATTGTTTGGTAACAGGTGGAGTGAAGGAATTATggcattttaccaaaaaatcttGCAGTGTGGGCTTTTCAAATAGTATATGTTCACTAGAatttacattgaaaattagaaaaaaaacaaactgagGAGCAGCTAccataaaaccaaaaatacatGAAGTCGgcggaaaaatgaagaaaattgtgACACAGGGAGAAAATTTGTCGGGTAAAAGCAACGAACTAGATCACAGCATAATTGGGGAAAATTGTCACTAAGTGTAAGAAAAAGGTGCACAGACTGAAACGTGTAACTGTGATCAAAGATGTTAAAATTGCGGAAATTTGATGCCTCTGAGGCtctgacagaaaaaaaatatatattgagaaaaaaatgggtGCATGGATGAGGAGTGAAATTCAATATATGCATAAAATATGGAGTataaaagtattcaaaaatatatagaaactGATGACAAGACGAAGGAAATGACCGGGAAATAGAACAACTACGTTGATTTGGTGCACAGGGCTCGACTAGCAAGATGGCTACAAGCTAAAATTTGGGGGCAAGTGGCAATGTGAAGAGCACAAAAAGTGCATAAGATTTGCtgagaaaacagaaaaaaaataaaagcatGAGAGATGAAATGGTAAAGCTAGAGACAGGGGTGTGCTTTTGAAAATGACGTAAAAAAGGTGATTGGAAAAAAGTAATGGCCCAGAGTAGAATCAGACGATGATATCAATGAGTTCGGTGGATGACGAGAAGCTGGAGGTCGGTAGCTTGTTTTCATGAGGGTATTTGTCGTAGAGCGCGCTAATTATGTTTTCGatggctgaaatttgaaaagttattatTGTTTCTAACTGGGTGGTTCTAACTCACTTGGTTTGTAGCTTGGCTCAGCTTCACTGCCAGTTGACATTCTTCTTTGGCGTACTTCTCGGATTTTTAGAATCAGAGCATTTCTGGTAGGGAACACTTCTTTGTGGAGCTCTTGGAACTCGTTGATAGtgtgatctgaaattttgcataGTTTTTATATGTTTCACGTTTAGAATTGTATACTATTTGGGAAGAGTCCTTGATCATCCAAAAACGTGGCTACCAGCCTTCTGCGTTCTTCCAGCAATTTCTTGATCGAAGATCTTTCGCCAAACATTGGAGTTGTCTGCCCAGACATCATAGGAGTCATTGGAGTACAAGCGGATTGTGGCGTCACATTGTCTCTTGATAAGAATTGTTGGTCTGGATTGAAGTTCGCTCCAAAAAAGATGGATTGGTCTTGACCCGGAGTCTTGAATGGAGTCGGCAAATTCGGCGAGGCCGGAATCTCGTTGtaaatctgaaaagaaaaggaaattcGAACTTTGAGATAGAcgctgtcaaatttttgattacaGAAACTAGGCAATAAATGTTCTTCTTATCTTCTGATTTCCGATCAATTTATCACTCACACAACGGGTTCTCTTAATTTTCCTGATCTCCTTCCACTCTCTATCTCTCACTATCTCTAACACACACTCACCTTAGGCGTAAATTCCGGAAGCTGTGCGAATTTCTCGGTGAACCCAACTCTTGCAAGAAGTCTAAAATTATAAGAATTGATGTCAACTTTATTACCCACTCGAAAACTTACTTATCCATTTGCTCGTCATTTCTTTTGAACAATTTAGCAGAAACAGTAACGTCGGTGTCGATTTCACGCAATGGACGCTTATTAccttaaaagaaattttttgaaattttatacaaaatatgatttaaggaaaaaagttttttaaaaatcttacgTCTTATTCCAAGTTGTGCAGGAGTTGGTTGAAGTACAAACTGCTGAGTTGGCGCCAAAAATTGAGCTGTCGGAATTATGGTTGGACGTACAACATTTGGCGATGGCAACGGCGTCTCTCCAggctcaatttttatttgatccAAAAAGCTCACGCTCTCCAACTTTTCTTGAAGCTGAGGTAACATACTGGCAGTCTCTGGGAACGACATctgaaattcggcaaatcaaataaacgaaaaattacAAGATAAGGAGGAGATGAGGAGGAAACATGGTTAGTGATCAAgagaaaaatcacaagaaTACACTTGGACACCATACGATTTATTGCCGATCACCGCaagatgtttttatttttatttcttgagACAGAGATCAGTGAGAGCTTCTGCCGATATGTTCTACATTGCAGATATGAGAAATAAGAAATGAGAGATCCGTAAGAAATAGAGAACCATTTATTCACGTGATCAGCTTGATTTTGAACTTGAGCTTTGAAAAAGCATCGCCGAAAAAATGATGAGCCGGTCGGTGGGAGAGAAATGAGCCAGTACACTAGCACACCAAGGCACTGACATAATGTTTGTTAGCTATCACGTTCcatcgaaaaacaaaacaatgaaAGAGGATCGAACAAAAAACGGAAACGAGCcatgaatttgaaatatttaaaacttatttcaTTCATTAAAGTTCATTGGAGGTCTCTAGAGATTGAGTAGATTACATAGAAATGGATTGAGAGAAAGGTTCacgtttcttttctttttttcgctgCAAAAAAACGAAGAGTAGGGGGTTGGCCGGAACAATTGGCCCTTTCCTTTCTGGCAGGAACTGCACTTGTCTTGACAATTCTCTCTTCTCAAAATGGCGCAGTGCTACGGTAGGCGGAAATAGGCGGTACCACCA comes from Caenorhabditis elegans chromosome X and encodes:
- the str-124 gene encoding Serpentine receptor class r-10 (Partially confirmed by transcript evidence), whose translation is MNVKEVIQIIQYSGFVSAQIINVVLLYLLFFKANKKLGKYRVLMIVFSIFGMMYSLIEVLTFPVMFCKGRSLSICSDGPFTLKKSIGFPLIAVYCASFGMCISLLALHFYYRYIAVCRPDKLFYFDGNRILYCLSPCFLIFFVWTLNVFLFMKPDQEKEDYYYDVLMDGYGIDSHKVSFLSMMYKSPDTDTTPAHWNLFQLFGLAICCVIMTSCFSIIIFCGFKSWKQMKNCTTQMSKKTRELNRQLFLTLGIQTLLPLITMYLPGGCFILLPAFGIELGANANQTGAFIGVYPALDPFIAIFLIKDFRNYVFCKSLKLSRISTATENTKKSQSNMNAL
- the str-123 gene encoding Serpentine receptor class r-10 (Predicted) gives rise to the protein MDKLIVSLQYSGFLGSIVLNALLLHLLFHKASSSFGRYKILMISFSIFAIFYSIVDVLTLPVIFAKGRSICVCSNGPLKLFRSIGVPLTAVYCGSFGLCISLLALHFFYRYIAVCKPEKMYYFDEKHICYTFVLSIFIFVAWTITTYFPMLPDEMREEYYSDVLMDNFLTDSHETSFLVMMYKTPPDRPEPVEWIYSQLLACGFMCFQMSTCSFVMLFCGYKAVVQMKHSEVHMSSKTRNLSRQLMMTLGAQTLLPFTTVFLPVGLIIVLPVFGIDVGVAANKTAAFLGIYPALDPMIAIFLIKDFRYFVFCRSESSYVSSALSLTSHPSKVFKIVKRNNAA
- the abf-5 gene encoding AntiBacterial Factor related (Product from WormBase gene class abf;~Confirmed by transcript evidence): MNYNFLLLSACIIFLIPEKSESICVTRRTDWGQFGSFFTDPLCDVWCRIRRCGKGQCREDPATSNTANCVCEKCYRDDDGNVIFPDNDGFQQSRLNFDNSPTSSSPWTMNQRNEDDLYPSQDRYDTDRN
- the abf-6 gene encoding AntiBacterial Factor related (Product from WormBase gene class abf;~Confirmed by transcript evidence), which translates into the protein MFRKLIIATFVLSLCDLANSVTICSSSSLLSTFTDPLCTSWCKVRFCSSGSCRSVMSGSDPTCECESCGFGSWFGSSSDSNSNQPVSGQYYAGGSGGEMATPNYGNNNGYNNGYNNGNNMRYNDNNGYNTNNGYRGQPTPGYGNSNSNFNSNQQYSYQQYYNNRNNQYGNSGYGNAGQAGQTGYPSGYQNLKKKR
- the gei-3 gene encoding HMG box domain-containing protein (Confirmed by transcript evidence), producing the protein MSFPETASMLPQLQEKLESVSFLDQIKIEPGETPLPSPNVVRPTIIPTAQFLAPTQQFVLQPTPAQLGIRRNKRPLREIDTDVTVSAKLFKRNDEQMDKLLARVGFTEKFAQLPEFTPKIYNEIPASPNLPTPFKTPGQDQSIFFGANFNPDQQFLSRDNVTPQSACTPMTPMMSGQTTPMFGERSSIKKLLEERRRLVATFLDDQGLFPNNHTINEFQELHKEVFPTRNALILKIREVRQRRMSTGSEAEPSYKPTIENIISALYDKYPHENKLPTSSFSSSTELIDIIV